In the Sphingomonas sp. LM7 genome, one interval contains:
- a CDS encoding D-tagatose-bisphosphate aldolase, class II, non-catalytic subunit: MHPILDIVSRHRQGEPVGLPSICSAHPLVLEATFRHAKARGSAVTLVEATSNQVNQFGGYTGMTPADFRAFALGLAAKAGLSEDRVQLGGDHLGPNAWQDRPAEEAMALAETMIADYVAAGFGKIHLDCSMSCADDPVPLPEDVVARRAARLCAVAERAARDAGVAPPVYVIGTEVPVPGGAQEELETLEVTAPDAARNTLAAHRAIFEAEGLAEAWPRVIALVVQPGVEFDHDKVIVYDPAAATALSAVPLSEDHIVFEAHSTDYQPAGALQALVRDHFAILKVGPGVTFALREALWSLDALAAEWIQGYADGVRATMLAVMQGEPRYWKSYYHEQGRALELTLQYSLSDRIRYYWPDAAVQTAVARLIAVLAENPPPAPLVSQHLPLAFLRLRDRGAALAPEALVMEHVAAVLDDYHNACNAETRV; the protein is encoded by the coding sequence ATGCATCCCATCCTCGACATCGTTTCGCGCCATCGACAGGGCGAGCCCGTCGGCCTTCCGTCGATCTGCTCCGCGCACCCGCTGGTGCTGGAAGCGACCTTCCGCCACGCCAAGGCGCGCGGTTCGGCGGTGACGCTGGTGGAGGCGACGTCGAATCAGGTGAACCAGTTCGGCGGCTATACCGGCATGACTCCGGCGGACTTCCGCGCCTTTGCGCTGGGTCTCGCGGCCAAGGCGGGATTGAGCGAGGATCGCGTCCAGCTGGGCGGCGACCATCTCGGCCCGAATGCGTGGCAGGATCGTCCGGCCGAGGAGGCGATGGCGCTCGCCGAGACGATGATCGCCGACTATGTGGCGGCGGGCTTCGGCAAGATCCATCTCGACTGCTCGATGTCGTGCGCGGACGATCCGGTGCCGCTGCCCGAGGACGTCGTCGCCCGCCGCGCCGCGCGGCTGTGCGCCGTCGCGGAGCGGGCCGCACGCGACGCGGGAGTCGCCCCGCCGGTCTATGTGATCGGCACCGAGGTTCCGGTTCCCGGCGGCGCGCAGGAAGAACTCGAGACGCTGGAAGTCACCGCACCCGATGCGGCGCGCAACACGCTCGCCGCGCATCGCGCGATCTTCGAGGCCGAAGGTCTGGCCGAGGCCTGGCCGCGCGTCATCGCGCTGGTCGTGCAGCCGGGCGTCGAGTTCGATCACGACAAGGTGATCGTCTATGATCCCGCGGCGGCGACGGCGCTGAGCGCAGTGCCGCTGTCCGAAGACCATATCGTGTTCGAGGCGCATTCCACCGACTATCAGCCGGCCGGCGCGCTGCAGGCGCTGGTGCGCGATCACTTCGCGATCCTGAAGGTCGGCCCCGGCGTCACCTTCGCGCTTCGCGAGGCGCTGTGGTCGCTCGATGCGCTCGCCGCGGAATGGATCCAGGGCTATGCGGATGGCGTGCGGGCCACCATGCTCGCGGTCATGCAAGGCGAGCCGCGCTACTGGAAGAGTTACTATCACGAGCAGGGCCGCGCGCTGGAGCTGACGCTGCAATACAGCCTGAGCGATCGTATCCGCTATTACTGGCCCGATGCCGCGGTGCAGACGGCGGTCGCGCGTCTGATCGCGGTGCTCGCCGAAAATCCGCCGCCGGCGCCGCTGGTCAGCCAGCACCTGCCGCTCGCCTTCCTTCGCCTGCGCGATCGTGGCGCAGCGCTGGCGCCCGAGGCGCTGGTGATGGAGCATGTCGCGGCGGTGCTCGACGATTATCACAATGCTTGCAACGCGGAGACGCGCGTATGA
- a CDS encoding ABC transporter permease, which translates to MTGINFRGIWAIYKFEMARTLRTLWQSVATPVITTSLYFIVFGGAIGSRIDAIGNVNYGSFLVPGLIMLSLLTQSIANASIGIYFPKFTGTVFELLSAPISAVEMVIGFVGAAATKSIVIGLIILVTSAFFVPLRIDHPAAMLAFLVLTSVTFSMFGFIIGIWAKGFEQLNVVPALLVTPLTFLGGAFYSIDMLPEPWRTVSLFNPVVYLVSGFRWSFFGEGDVGVWWSLGVTGLFLLLCLGLIVAIFRTGYRLKN; encoded by the coding sequence ATGACCGGCATCAATTTCCGCGGCATCTGGGCGATCTACAAGTTCGAGATGGCGCGCACCTTGCGCACGCTGTGGCAGAGCGTGGCGACGCCGGTGATCACCACGTCGCTCTATTTCATCGTGTTCGGCGGCGCGATCGGCAGCCGGATCGACGCGATCGGCAACGTCAATTACGGCAGCTTCCTCGTCCCCGGGCTGATCATGCTGTCGCTGCTCACCCAGAGCATCGCCAATGCATCGATCGGGATCTATTTCCCGAAGTTCACTGGCACGGTGTTCGAGCTTCTCTCCGCGCCGATCTCGGCGGTCGAGATGGTGATCGGGTTCGTCGGTGCGGCGGCGACCAAGTCGATCGTGATCGGACTGATCATCCTGGTCACATCGGCGTTCTTCGTGCCGCTGCGGATCGATCACCCCGCGGCGATGCTGGCGTTCCTCGTGCTGACCTCGGTCACCTTCAGCATGTTCGGCTTCATCATCGGCATCTGGGCGAAGGGCTTCGAGCAACTGAACGTCGTGCCGGCGCTGCTGGTCACCCCGCTGACCTTCCTCGGCGGCGCGTTCTATTCGATCGACATGCTGCCCGAGCCGTGGCGCACGGTGAGCCTGTTCAACCCGGTGGTATACCTCGTCAGCGGCTTCCGCTGGAGTTTCTTCGGGGAGGGCGATGTCGGCGTGTGGTGGAGCCTCGGCGTCACCGGGCTGTTCCTGCTGCTCTGCCTCGGGCTGATCGTCGCGATCTTCCGCACCGGATACCGGCTGAAGAACTAG
- a CDS encoding ABC transporter ATP-binding protein: MQSILSVSQVSKTYGSGHKALDHVDLEIRRGEIFALLGPNGAGKTTLISIICGIVTPSSGTILVDGHDAIRHPREARSRIGLVPQEIAVDMFSTVGSTLRFSRGLFGKKPDQAHLDQVLKDLSLWDKRDAKIMELSGGMKRRVMIAKALSHEPDILFLDEPTAGVDVSLRRDMWKMIGKLRERGTTIILTTHYIEEAEEMADRVGVINKGQLLLVEEKAALMKKLGKREMDIALVDPMTAIPAELDEWHLTLEDEGHRLRYVFDAQAERTGIPSLLRKLSDLGIAFKDLDTSKSSLEDIFVDLVEHKEASNEGAAA; the protein is encoded by the coding sequence ATGCAATCCATTCTGTCGGTTTCCCAGGTCAGCAAGACCTATGGCTCGGGCCATAAGGCGCTCGACCATGTCGATCTGGAGATCCGCCGCGGCGAGATCTTCGCGCTTCTCGGCCCCAATGGCGCGGGCAAGACCACGCTGATCAGCATCATCTGCGGGATCGTCACGCCCAGTTCGGGGACGATCCTGGTCGACGGCCATGACGCGATCCGCCACCCGCGCGAGGCGCGCTCGCGGATCGGGCTGGTGCCGCAGGAGATCGCAGTCGACATGTTCTCCACCGTCGGCTCGACCCTGCGCTTCTCGCGCGGGCTGTTCGGCAAGAAGCCCGACCAGGCGCATCTCGATCAGGTGCTCAAGGACCTGTCGCTGTGGGACAAGCGCGACGCCAAGATCATGGAACTCTCGGGCGGGATGAAGCGCCGGGTGATGATCGCCAAGGCGCTCAGCCACGAGCCCGACATCCTGTTCCTCGACGAGCCCACCGCGGGGGTCGACGTGTCGCTGCGCCGCGACATGTGGAAGATGATCGGCAAGCTGCGCGAGCGCGGCACGACGATCATCCTGACCACGCATTATATCGAGGAGGCCGAGGAAATGGCCGACCGCGTGGGCGTGATCAACAAGGGGCAGCTGCTGCTGGTCGAGGAAAAGGCCGCACTGATGAAGAAGCTCGGCAAGCGCGAGATGGACATCGCGCTGGTCGATCCGATGACGGCGATCCCCGCCGAGCTCGACGAATGGCACCTTACCCTCGAGGATGAGGGGCACCGGTTGCGCTATGTGTTCGACGCGCAGGCCGAACGCACCGGCATCCCGTCGCTGCTGCGCAAGCTTTCGGACCTCGGCATCGCCTTCAAGGATCTCGATACCTCCAAGTCGAGCCTCGAGGACATCTTCGTCGACCTGGTCGAGCACAAGGAAGCGTCGAACGAGGGAGCCGCGGCATGA
- a CDS encoding DsbA family protein, producing MTERVLRSPLALAGAMLLSALLGAGLFALVLSWMPGIAGPAIRGYLLEHPEVLPEAMDRLRAREDARYQQAQQGAQKAVPQHLAQLQKPYASAWAGNPNGDVTVVAFMDYACGYCRASLPGIEELIAKDPGVRVVYREFPVLGPESAVAARLALAAAEQGKFRAFHDALYAAGQPNAQNIAAAAEKAGLDKALATKASQSKPVEAELLSNHKLGEALAMTGTPAWVIGGKLLSGARDYAGLAAAVAEARAAK from the coding sequence GTGACCGAACGCGTGTTGCGCAGTCCGCTGGCGCTTGCCGGCGCGATGCTGTTGTCGGCGCTGCTCGGCGCCGGGCTGTTCGCGCTGGTGCTGAGCTGGATGCCCGGTATCGCCGGGCCCGCGATCCGCGGCTATCTGCTGGAACATCCCGAAGTGCTGCCCGAGGCGATGGACCGCCTGCGTGCGCGCGAGGATGCGCGCTACCAGCAGGCCCAGCAGGGTGCGCAAAAGGCGGTGCCGCAGCATCTCGCCCAGCTGCAAAAGCCTTATGCGAGTGCATGGGCGGGCAATCCCAATGGCGACGTCACCGTGGTGGCGTTCATGGATTATGCCTGCGGCTATTGCCGCGCGAGCCTGCCGGGCATCGAGGAATTGATCGCCAAGGATCCGGGCGTCCGCGTGGTCTATCGCGAATTCCCGGTGCTCGGCCCCGAAAGCGCCGTCGCGGCGCGGCTGGCGCTGGCCGCGGCGGAACAGGGCAAGTTCCGCGCCTTCCACGACGCGCTCTATGCCGCGGGCCAGCCCAATGCGCAGAATATCGCGGCGGCCGCCGAAAAGGCCGGTCTCGACAAGGCGCTGGCAACCAAGGCGAGCCAGTCCAAGCCAGTCGAGGCGGAGCTGCTGTCCAACCACAAGCTGGGCGAGGCGCTGGCGATGACCGGCACGCCGGCATGGGTAATCGGCGGCAAGCTGCTCTCGGGCGCGCGCGATTATGCCGGGCTGGCAGCGGCCGTGGCCGAGGCGCGGGCAGCGAAATAA
- the agaR gene encoding transcriptional repressor AgaR yields the protein MVDGVTVTRDTSDRRQRITAMLHDQGSVQVLPLSGQFKVSSQTIRKDLQYLEDRGVATRCYGGAILAQIVGGPVTEPAVETKRTLHAAEKDRIGRFAASLVKPGESIVLDSGTTTAFLARHLRDDDEITVVTNDAGVLTEVAQKQQIQIVMLGGALRRKNMAFYGAQTEAAMDELLVDKLFLGVDGIDLENGITTHYEPEAMLNRRMVKRAREVIAVTDGSKFGRTCMHRIINATELSMLITDESAPAALVEKIRQAGVRVEVVPSDF from the coding sequence ATGGTCGACGGCGTTACCGTCACCCGCGACACCAGCGATCGACGCCAGCGGATCACGGCGATGCTGCACGATCAGGGCAGCGTGCAGGTGCTGCCGCTTTCCGGGCAGTTCAAGGTGTCGAGCCAGACCATCCGCAAGGACCTGCAATATCTGGAGGACCGCGGCGTCGCCACGCGCTGCTATGGCGGCGCGATCCTGGCGCAGATCGTCGGCGGGCCGGTGACCGAGCCCGCGGTGGAGACCAAGCGCACGCTGCACGCCGCGGAGAAGGACAGGATCGGCCGCTTCGCCGCGAGCCTGGTCAAGCCCGGCGAGTCGATCGTCCTCGATTCGGGCACCACCACCGCCTTTCTGGCGCGCCACCTGCGCGACGACGACGAGATCACCGTCGTCACCAACGATGCCGGGGTGCTCACCGAAGTCGCGCAGAAGCAGCAGATCCAGATCGTCATGCTGGGCGGGGCGCTGCGCCGCAAGAACATGGCGTTCTATGGCGCGCAGACCGAAGCGGCGATGGACGAGCTGCTGGTCGACAAGTTGTTCCTGGGCGTGGACGGCATCGATCTCGAGAACGGGATCACCACCCATTACGAGCCCGAGGCGATGCTCAACCGCCGGATGGTCAAACGCGCGCGCGAAGTGATCGCGGTCACCGACGGATCGAAATTCGGCCGGACGTGCATGCACCGGATCATCAACGCGACCGAATTGTCGATGCTGATCACCGACGAGAGCGCGCCGGCCGCGCTGGTCGAAAAGATCCGGCAGGCCGGAGTTCGCGTCGAAGTGGTGCCGTCCGACTTCTAG
- a CDS encoding amidohydrolase family protein: MKRVFAGAVASVLLAGCASTVPTERAAAPAASEASYGMADYATVPKFDAHVHANVAKGGLLDAARQANFEMLSINVDYPAFPPVADQFRVAKQLRQDDPVRFHFAGTFSMQGWGTPAWAPAMTADIDRAKAAGAVAIKIWKNVGMVERDAAGKLVGIDDPALDPLARHLEARGLPLIIHHGEPHNCWLPLDQMTTDNDRDYFRAHPEYHMYLHPEMPSYQSLMAARDRFVARHPGLKTDGAHLASLEWSIDAMAAYLDAHPAAVIDTAARMSQLQVQSLADREKVRGFFIRYADRILYATDLTENPDISAADMRTQADAVWKSDWRYLATDEIQPIAAIKRDVRGLALPKSVIQRLYWANARRFFALR; encoded by the coding sequence ATGAAGCGTGTGTTTGCCGGAGCCGTCGCATCTGTCCTGCTGGCCGGCTGCGCCAGCACCGTTCCAACGGAGCGCGCCGCTGCCCCCGCGGCGAGCGAAGCAAGCTACGGCATGGCCGACTATGCCACCGTCCCCAAGTTCGACGCGCACGTCCACGCCAACGTCGCGAAGGGCGGGCTGCTCGACGCCGCCCGCCAGGCCAATTTCGAGATGCTGTCGATCAACGTCGACTATCCCGCCTTCCCGCCGGTGGCCGACCAGTTCCGCGTCGCCAAGCAATTGCGGCAGGACGATCCCGTGCGCTTCCATTTCGCCGGCACCTTCTCGATGCAGGGCTGGGGCACGCCGGCCTGGGCGCCGGCGATGACCGCCGATATCGATCGCGCCAAGGCCGCAGGCGCCGTCGCGATCAAGATCTGGAAGAATGTCGGCATGGTCGAGCGCGACGCCGCGGGCAAGCTGGTCGGCATCGACGATCCCGCCCTCGATCCGCTCGCCCGCCATCTCGAAGCGCGCGGCCTGCCGCTGATCATCCATCATGGCGAGCCGCACAATTGCTGGCTGCCGCTCGACCAGATGACCACCGACAACGACCGCGACTATTTCCGCGCGCATCCCGAATATCATATGTACCTGCATCCGGAGATGCCGTCCTACCAGTCGCTGATGGCGGCGCGCGACCGCTTCGTCGCGCGGCACCCCGGGCTCAAGACCGACGGCGCCCATCTGGCGAGCCTGGAATGGAGCATCGACGCGATGGCGGCCTATCTCGACGCGCATCCCGCCGCGGTGATCGATACCGCGGCGCGGATGTCGCAGCTCCAGGTCCAGTCGCTCGCCGATCGCGAAAAGGTCCGCGGCTTCTTCATCCGCTATGCCGATCGCATCCTCTACGCGACCGACCTGACCGAGAACCCCGACATCTCCGCCGCGGACATGCGCACGCAGGCCGATGCCGTGTGGAAGTCGGACTGGCGCTATCTCGCCACCGACGAGATCCAGCCGATCGCCGCGATCAAGCGCGACGTGCGCGGGCTGGCGCTGCCAAAGTCGGTGATCCAGCGCCTTTATTGGGCCAATGCCCGGCGGTTCTTCGCGCTGCGCTGA
- a CDS encoding Rne/Rng family ribonuclease: MTMRMLIDARHREETRVAVVKGNRIEEFDFESAERKQLKGNIYLAKVTRVEPSLQAAFVDYGGNRHGFLAFSEIHPDYYQIPKEDREALLREEAEHAAEEAALRAQDDGDDDDHLEGEDGVEVLERPHDDDEHEEESDGETAEGEEGGEGENGRGRGRGRRRGRGGKEDEAEALRQRRMNLRRRYKIQDVIRRRQVLLVQVVKEERGNKGAALTTYLSLAGRYCVLMPNTAHGGGISRKISSAADRKRLKTIMSDLKLPPSMGCIVRTAGLQRTKTEIKRDFDYLARLWDGIRETTLQSSAPALVYGDSDLLKRAIRDIYNRDIDEVIVEGEDGYRQAKDFMKLLMPSHAKKVKQYADAVPLFQRAGVEDQLSAMYNPVVQLKSGGYLVINPTEALVSIDINSGRSTREHNIEQTATATNLEAAHEIARQLRLRDMAGLVVIDFIDMDHGSNVRKVEKAMKEALKNDRARIQVGRISAFGLMEMSRQRLRTGVLEASTRQCPHCEGTGLVRTASSAGLSALRLIEDEAARGRGSQITLRASQEAAFYLLNRKRAELAEIEDRYGVLVEVVSDGDVEGARMSVEAGGPPPAHAPKIERLIEEPEDDDDYVEEIDEEEVEQEEAEAEAPRARQPREARERDEGEGEGRGKRRRRRRGRGRRGREHENGEGENGENGENEAGEGEREDEGDAPVETGAEAETAERADTDGGDEGEGGRKRRRRGRRGGRRGSGQDEGTAEAAGATDDAAEPIGDVAALGEADAAPEPVEAPAKPKRSRRKKADADAPADVTAEADTVEAVPVAEAPAEKPKRSRKKKADAEAVPVEAAVVPAPEAVIAEAVEAAAEKPKRTRRKAAAQAAPAPADTSVEAPAEADSVAQDLASGESDGDGTDESGSPRRGWWQRTFGA; the protein is encoded by the coding sequence ATGACCATGCGTATGCTGATCGACGCGCGGCACCGGGAGGAAACCCGGGTTGCCGTCGTCAAAGGGAACCGGATCGAGGAGTTTGACTTCGAGTCTGCCGAGCGAAAGCAGCTCAAGGGCAATATCTATCTAGCCAAGGTTACTCGCGTCGAACCGTCGCTGCAGGCGGCGTTCGTCGATTACGGCGGCAACCGCCACGGCTTCCTCGCTTTCAGCGAAATCCATCCCGATTATTACCAGATCCCCAAGGAAGATCGCGAAGCCCTGCTCCGCGAAGAGGCCGAGCACGCCGCCGAGGAAGCCGCACTGCGCGCGCAGGATGACGGCGACGACGACGATCATCTCGAAGGCGAGGACGGCGTAGAGGTTCTCGAGCGTCCGCACGACGACGACGAGCATGAGGAAGAGTCCGACGGCGAGACCGCCGAGGGCGAAGAAGGCGGCGAAGGCGAAAACGGGCGCGGTCGCGGCCGTGGCCGCCGCCGCGGACGTGGCGGCAAGGAAGACGAGGCCGAGGCACTGCGCCAGCGCCGCATGAACCTGCGCCGCCGCTACAAGATCCAGGACGTGATCCGCCGCCGCCAGGTGCTGCTGGTCCAGGTCGTCAAGGAAGAGCGCGGCAACAAGGGCGCGGCGCTGACCACCTATCTGTCGCTCGCCGGCCGTTACTGCGTGCTGATGCCCAACACCGCGCATGGCGGCGGCATCTCGCGCAAGATCAGCTCGGCTGCCGATCGCAAGCGCCTCAAGACGATCATGTCGGACCTCAAGCTGCCGCCGTCGATGGGCTGCATCGTCCGCACCGCGGGGCTCCAGCGCACCAAGACCGAGATCAAGCGCGACTTCGACTATCTTGCCCGGCTGTGGGACGGGATCCGCGAGACGACGCTGCAATCGTCGGCGCCGGCGCTCGTCTATGGCGACAGCGATCTGCTCAAGCGCGCGATCCGCGACATCTATAATCGCGACATCGACGAAGTGATCGTCGAAGGCGAGGACGGATACCGCCAGGCCAAGGACTTCATGAAGCTCCTGATGCCGAGCCACGCCAAGAAGGTGAAGCAATATGCCGATGCCGTGCCGCTGTTCCAGCGCGCCGGCGTCGAGGACCAGCTTTCGGCGATGTACAATCCGGTCGTCCAGCTCAAGAGCGGCGGCTATCTGGTGATCAACCCGACCGAGGCGCTCGTCTCGATCGACATCAACTCGGGCCGCTCGACGCGCGAGCACAATATCGAGCAGACCGCGACCGCGACCAACCTTGAGGCCGCGCACGAGATCGCCCGCCAGCTGCGCCTGCGCGACATGGCCGGCCTCGTCGTCATCGACTTCATCGACATGGATCACGGATCGAACGTCCGTAAGGTCGAGAAGGCGATGAAGGAGGCGCTCAAGAACGATCGCGCCCGCATCCAGGTCGGCCGCATCTCGGCATTCGGCCTGATGGAGATGAGCCGCCAGCGCCTGCGCACCGGCGTTCTCGAAGCATCGACTCGCCAGTGCCCGCATTGCGAAGGCACCGGCCTTGTCCGCACCGCGTCGTCGGCCGGCCTGTCGGCACTGCGCCTGATCGAGGACGAGGCCGCCCGCGGCCGCGGTTCGCAGATCACGCTGCGCGCCAGCCAGGAAGCGGCATTCTATCTGCTCAACCGCAAGCGCGCCGAACTGGCCGAGATCGAGGACCGCTATGGCGTCCTGGTCGAAGTCGTGTCCGACGGCGATGTCGAGGGTGCGCGCATGTCGGTCGAGGCCGGCGGCCCGCCGCCTGCGCACGCGCCGAAGATCGAGCGGCTGATCGAAGAGCCCGAAGACGATGACGACTATGTCGAGGAGATCGACGAGGAAGAAGTCGAGCAGGAAGAAGCCGAGGCCGAAGCGCCCCGCGCCCGCCAGCCCCGCGAAGCGCGCGAGCGCGACGAAGGCGAGGGCGAAGGCCGCGGCAAGCGCCGTCGCCGCCGTCGTGGTCGTGGCCGTCGCGGCCGCGAGCACGAGAATGGCGAAGGCGAGAACGGTGAGAACGGCGAAAACGAAGCCGGCGAAGGCGAGCGCGAGGACGAGGGCGATGCGCCCGTCGAGACCGGCGCAGAGGCCGAGACCGCCGAGCGTGCCGACACCGATGGCGGCGACGAAGGCGAGGGCGGCCGCAAGCGCCGCCGGCGCGGTCGTCGTGGCGGTCGTCGCGGTTCCGGCCAGGACGAAGGCACGGCCGAGGCAGCCGGCGCAACCGACGATGCGGCGGAGCCGATCGGCGATGTCGCAGCGCTCGGCGAGGCCGATGCCGCGCCCGAGCCGGTCGAGGCACCTGCCAAGCCCAAGCGTTCGCGCCGCAAGAAGGCCGATGCCGATGCTCCGGCTGACGTGACCGCCGAAGCCGACACGGTCGAGGCCGTGCCGGTGGCCGAGGCGCCTGCCGAGAAGCCGAAGCGCAGCCGCAAGAAGAAGGCCGATGCCGAAGCCGTGCCGGTCGAAGCGGCGGTGGTGCCGGCGCCCGAGGCCGTCATCGCTGAAGCCGTCGAAGCCGCGGCCGAAAAGCCCAAGCGGACGCGCCGCAAGGCTGCCGCGCAGGCGGCACCGGCACCCGCCGACACCTCGGTCGAGGCACCTGCCGAAGCCGATTCGGTCGCGCAGGACCTGGCGTCCGGCGAATCGGACGGCGATGGTACGGACGAATCGGGTTCGCCCCGCCGCGGCTGGTGGCAGCGGACCTTCGGCGCCTGA
- a CDS encoding GNAT family N-acetyltransferase — MHAGDLAAVSEISDAVHGRYTEPAAIYAERLDLHPAGCRVLVQDGAVTGYLISHPWHRDPPPALGAVIGAIPADADTYYLHDIALLDSARGTGAGGAALALVVEQARALGLGDVTLMAVGGADRFWSSRGFAYVASDAGSTYGPDCHLMRLALPG, encoded by the coding sequence ATGCATGCGGGTGACCTCGCCGCGGTATCGGAGATCTCCGACGCAGTGCACGGGCGCTATACCGAGCCCGCAGCAATCTATGCCGAGCGGCTGGATCTCCATCCGGCCGGGTGCCGGGTGCTTGTGCAGGACGGCGCCGTCACCGGCTATCTGATCAGCCATCCCTGGCATCGCGACCCGCCGCCCGCGCTCGGGGCGGTGATCGGCGCGATCCCGGCCGATGCCGACACCTATTATCTCCATGACATCGCGCTGCTCGATTCTGCGCGCGGGACAGGCGCTGGCGGCGCGGCGCTGGCACTCGTCGTCGAGCAGGCCCGCGCGCTCGGCCTTGGCGACGTCACGCTGATGGCAGTGGGCGGCGCCGATCGTTTCTGGTCGAGCCGGGGCTTCGCCTATGTCGCGAGCGATGCCGGCTCCACCTACGGCCCGGACTGTCACCTCATGCGCCTGGCACTGCCGGGCTGA
- a CDS encoding M48 family metalloprotease gives MKRSAAILAFLCLSLFAARPAMAQSILRDAETEALLADMSREIIIAAGLSPTNVRVVLVNDQSINAFVAGGQIVYIHSGLLDAADSANEVQGVIAHEIGHIVGGHAVFQNDGGYTNISILSLLLGAAAMAAGAGEAGTGILMMGQRAALGKYLAFSRIQESSADAAGVRFINGAGISGKGMLSFFDKLTAQMHRYGFYSTNPEVDPFAQTHPMSADRVQTLKADLQAAPAWGKPSDPKIELRFKRVQAKLRGYVSEPEKTMRLYPASDQSAPAHYARAYAYHKSGYPEQAAAETSALVKTAPDDPYFLELEGQILLESGRPAEAIAPLREATRRSNNQPLIAATFGHALLATEDKANLAEAEQVLRTAVSRDKENPFAWMQLGTVYERKGDEPRTALATAERAHLMGDIRTALVSARSAMANLPQGSTDWVRAQDIAMVSQTAMEEQKRKRR, from the coding sequence ATGAAGCGTTCTGCGGCCATATTGGCCTTCCTTTGCCTGAGCCTGTTCGCCGCGCGCCCGGCAATGGCGCAATCGATCCTGCGCGACGCCGAGACCGAAGCGCTGCTCGCCGACATGTCGCGCGAGATCATCATCGCGGCCGGGCTGTCGCCCACCAATGTCCGCGTGGTGCTGGTCAACGACCAGTCGATCAACGCCTTCGTCGCGGGCGGGCAGATCGTCTACATCCATTCGGGGCTGCTCGACGCCGCCGACAGCGCCAACGAAGTCCAGGGCGTGATCGCGCACGAGATCGGCCATATCGTCGGCGGGCACGCGGTGTTCCAGAACGACGGCGGCTATACCAACATTTCGATCCTCAGCCTGTTGCTGGGCGCCGCGGCGATGGCGGCGGGCGCGGGCGAGGCGGGCACCGGCATCCTGATGATGGGCCAGCGCGCGGCGCTCGGAAAATATCTCGCCTTCAGCCGCATCCAGGAATCCTCGGCCGATGCCGCGGGGGTGCGCTTCATCAATGGCGCCGGGATCTCGGGCAAGGGCATGCTCAGCTTCTTCGACAAGCTGACCGCACAGATGCACCGCTACGGCTTTTATTCGACCAACCCCGAAGTCGATCCGTTCGCGCAGACCCATCCGATGTCCGCCGATCGCGTCCAGACGCTCAAGGCCGATCTGCAGGCGGCGCCGGCATGGGGCAAGCCGTCCGATCCGAAGATCGAGCTGCGCTTCAAGCGGGTGCAGGCCAAGCTGCGCGGCTATGTCAGCGAGCCCGAAAAGACGATGCGGCTCTATCCGGCGAGCGACCAGTCGGCGCCGGCGCATTATGCGCGGGCCTATGCCTATCACAAATCGGGCTATCCCGAGCAGGCGGCGGCCGAGACCTCGGCATTGGTCAAGACTGCGCCCGACGATCCCTATTTCCTCGAGCTCGAAGGGCAGATCCTGCTCGAATCGGGCAGGCCGGCCGAAGCGATCGCGCCGCTGCGCGAAGCCACGCGGCGATCGAACAACCAGCCGCTGATCGCCGCGACCTTCGGCCATGCGCTGCTCGCCACCGAAGACAAGGCGAACCTTGCCGAAGCCGAACAGGTGCTGCGCACCGCGGTCTCGCGCGACAAGGAGAACCCGTTCGCCTGGATGCAGCTCGGCACCGTCTATGAGCGCAAGGGCGACGAGCCGCGCACGGCGCTCGCCACGGCCGAGCGCGCGCATCTGATGGGCGATATCCGCACCGCGCTGGTCAGCGCGCGGTCGGCGATGGCGAACCTGCCGCAGGGATCGACCGACTGGGTCCGCGCGCAGGACATCGCAATGGTGTCGCAGACTGCGATGGAAGAACAGAAGCGGAAGCGCCGGTGA